Proteins co-encoded in one Candidatus Bealeia paramacronuclearis genomic window:
- a CDS encoding nucleoside deaminase, with protein MNLALQEAKKAITLGEVPVGAVLVLKGDVIARAHNLVEQENDPTAHAEMVVIREGSRKLGTPRLPECDLYVTLEPCPMCAQALSFARIRQVIFGAYDPKGGGIDHGPHIYAHKTAMHKPAVIGGIEETKCKELLKTFFQSLRVP; from the coding sequence ATGAATTTGGCCCTTCAAGAGGCGAAAAAAGCCATCACCTTGGGAGAAGTTCCTGTAGGTGCTGTTTTGGTTTTAAAGGGTGATGTCATTGCCCGTGCTCACAATCTTGTGGAACAAGAAAATGATCCCACAGCGCATGCGGAAATGGTGGTGATTCGGGAGGGCTCACGAAAATTAGGAACCCCGCGCCTGCCAGAATGTGATTTATATGTCACGCTTGAGCCGTGCCCCATGTGTGCTCAAGCCCTGAGTTTTGCCCGAATTCGCCAAGTTATTTTTGGAGCTTATGACCCCAAAGGCGGCGGTATAGATCACGGTCCCCATATTTATGCTCATAAAACGGCCATGCACAAACCCGCGGTTATTGGTGGCATTGAGGAAACAAAATGTAAGGAACTTTTAAAGACATTCTTTCAAAGTTTGCGTGTACCTTGA
- the fumC gene encoding class II fumarate hydratase: MTQHAKAIKTTRIESDSFGNIDVESDKYWGAQTERSLNNFKIGTDRMPLPLIHAMTLVKKAAALVNMDLGVLDPQIGKAIVQAADEVLTHQWDEQFPLVVWQTGSGTQTNMNVNEVLSNRAIEILGGELGSKKPVHPNDHVNMGQSSNDTFPTAMHVATVLEIHHRLIPALETLGAAIREKQNQFAKIIKIGRTHLQDATPMTLGQEFSGYATQIKNGIERIKLTLPHLYELAQGGTAVGTGLNAKKGFAEAFSKKVATLTGFSFVTAPNKFEALASNDTLVEVSGALNVIAVSFMKIANDIRLLGSGPRSGIGELLLPENEPGSSIMPGKVNPTQCEAMTMVAAQVMGNHVAVTVGGSNGHFELNVFKPLIISNVLNSIRLLSDVAISFTENCVVGIQANEKRIQELLAQSLMLVTALNTHIGYDNAAKIAKKAHHEGTTLKEAALALGLLNETQFYDWVRPENMIGE, from the coding sequence ATGACACAGCACGCCAAAGCTATAAAGACCACCCGCATCGAATCAGATTCTTTTGGAAACATCGATGTTGAAAGTGATAAATATTGGGGTGCCCAAACGGAGAGGTCCCTCAATAATTTTAAAATCGGTACCGACCGCATGCCTCTGCCGCTCATTCATGCCATGACACTTGTGAAAAAAGCAGCAGCTCTTGTGAATATGGATTTGGGTGTTTTGGATCCTCAAATTGGAAAGGCGATTGTGCAAGCGGCCGATGAAGTTTTGACACATCAATGGGATGAGCAGTTCCCCTTGGTTGTGTGGCAAACGGGGTCGGGCACGCAGACGAATATGAACGTGAATGAAGTCCTCTCCAACCGCGCCATTGAGATTTTAGGCGGTGAGCTTGGCTCAAAAAAGCCGGTTCATCCCAATGATCATGTTAATATGGGACAGTCTTCAAACGATACATTCCCAACTGCCATGCATGTTGCAACAGTACTTGAAATTCATCACCGATTAATTCCCGCTCTTGAAACTTTGGGCGCGGCTATTCGCGAAAAACAAAATCAATTTGCAAAAATCATCAAAATCGGACGTACCCATTTGCAAGACGCAACGCCGATGACTTTGGGTCAAGAATTCTCAGGCTATGCTACCCAAATCAAAAACGGTATTGAACGGATTAAATTAACCCTTCCCCATCTTTATGAATTGGCCCAAGGCGGTACTGCGGTGGGAACGGGTCTGAATGCCAAAAAAGGATTTGCCGAAGCATTTTCCAAAAAAGTAGCCACGCTCACGGGATTTTCTTTCGTCACAGCTCCTAATAAATTTGAGGCCTTGGCCTCTAACGATACATTGGTTGAAGTGTCAGGTGCATTGAATGTAATTGCAGTCTCTTTCATGAAAATTGCCAATGACATTCGCCTTTTGGGATCGGGGCCCAGATCTGGAATTGGGGAGCTTTTGTTGCCTGAAAACGAACCCGGATCCTCTATTATGCCCGGAAAAGTCAACCCCACACAATGTGAGGCGATGACGATGGTGGCCGCTCAAGTTATGGGAAATCATGTGGCCGTGACTGTCGGCGGATCTAATGGGCATTTTGAACTCAATGTCTTCAAGCCGCTCATCATTTCCAATGTTTTAAACTCCATTCGCCTTTTGTCAGATGTAGCAATCAGTTTTACCGAAAATTGTGTGGTGGGAATTCAGGCCAATGAAAAGCGCATCCAAGAACTTTTGGCCCAATCATTAATGCTGGTGACTGCACTGAATACGCATATTGGATATGACAATGCCGCCAAAATTGCCAAAAAAGCTCACCACGAAGGGACAACTTTGAAAGAAGCCGCACTTGCCTTAGGTCTTTTAAATGAAACTCAATTCTACGACTGGGTCCGTCCAGAAAATATGATTGGAGAGTAA
- the rpoH gene encoding RNA polymerase sigma factor RpoH codes for MIPAELEPLETPIKANSLSIPNAQEGLKHYFDQIRKFPMLDAEEEFMLAKRWKEHQDRKAAEKLISSHLRLVAKVAAGYKGYGLPMADLIAEGNVGLMRAVDKFDPDKGFRLSTYAMWWIRATIQDYVLHSWSLVKIGTTAAQKKLFFNLRRMKGELEDKSDFLSADSIALIAEDLNVSTNEVIEMNKRMQSGGDSSLNSPLNAGSLDEWQDWLVDESPNQEDFVISKGESQVKNALLHKALQSLDPREAKIIHHRRLLEDPKSLEELAQDLKISRERVRQIETRAFEKLQRAVKSGAIQLRIGGETGRG; via the coding sequence ATGATTCCAGCAGAACTCGAACCTCTTGAAACTCCCATAAAAGCCAATAGCTTGAGTATTCCTAATGCACAGGAAGGCTTGAAGCATTATTTCGATCAAATCCGAAAATTCCCCATGCTTGATGCGGAGGAAGAATTTATGCTCGCTAAAAGATGGAAAGAGCATCAAGATAGAAAAGCTGCGGAAAAATTAATTTCCTCCCACCTTCGGTTGGTAGCGAAAGTGGCAGCAGGGTATAAAGGCTATGGTCTTCCAATGGCAGATCTCATTGCAGAAGGTAATGTGGGCCTGATGCGTGCTGTGGATAAATTCGATCCCGACAAAGGATTTCGTCTTTCCACCTATGCGATGTGGTGGATTCGCGCAACTATTCAAGACTATGTTTTGCATTCCTGGTCATTGGTTAAAATTGGAACGACCGCGGCCCAAAAGAAGCTCTTTTTTAATTTAAGACGTATGAAGGGTGAACTTGAAGACAAGTCTGATTTCCTTAGCGCTGACTCCATTGCCCTCATTGCAGAAGATCTCAATGTTTCCACAAATGAAGTCATTGAGATGAACAAAAGAATGCAATCAGGTGGGGACAGTTCTCTTAATTCACCCTTGAATGCGGGAAGCTTAGATGAATGGCAGGATTGGCTTGTCGATGAAAGTCCCAATCAAGAAGACTTTGTCATCTCAAAGGGGGAAAGTCAGGTTAAAAATGCTCTTCTTCACAAAGCCCTGCAATCTTTGGATCCACGGGAAGCCAAAATTATCCACCATCGCCGACTTTTGGAAGATCCCAAAAGTTTAGAAGAACTTGCGCAAGATCTCAAGATTTCCCGCGAGCGTGTTCGTCAAATTGAAACACGCGCCTTTGAAAAACTCCAGCGTGCTGTCAAAAGCGGGGCCATTCAACTGCGCATCGGCGGAGAAACGGGACGGGGTTGA
- a CDS encoding ribbon-helix-helix domain-containing protein — protein MWHEEVNSARLKKRSLTLAGHKTSISLEEPFWMLLKAQAFSQGKTLSSLILEIDSSRKGSLSSALRLYILEKTQG, from the coding sequence ATGTGGCATGAGGAGGTCAATTCGGCACGACTCAAGAAAAGATCTCTAACCTTGGCGGGGCATAAAACCAGTATTTCTTTGGAGGAGCCCTTTTGGATGCTTCTGAAAGCGCAAGCCTTCTCTCAAGGAAAAACACTCAGCTCGCTTATTTTGGAAATTGACAGTTCTCGAAAAGGCTCCCTCTCCAGTGCGCTAAGGCTTTATATTTTGGAAAAAACGCAAGGGTAA
- a CDS encoding Trm112 family protein: MMSSTTLSSKLLEMLVCPLTKGPLKYDQEHQELISEKAKLAYPIRDGVPIMLVDEARKLD; this comes from the coding sequence ATGATGTCGAGCACTACTTTAAGCTCCAAACTTCTTGAGATGTTGGTTTGCCCATTGACCAAAGGGCCATTGAAATATGACCAAGAACATCAAGAACTCATTAGCGAAAAAGCAAAATTGGCTTATCCCATTCGCGATGGCGTTCCCATTATGCTGGTGGATGAAGCCAGAAAACTGGATTAA
- a CDS encoding helix-turn-helix transcriptional regulator translates to MPIIVNLDVMLAKRKMKLQDLAEQVEITPQNLSILKTGKAKAIRFSTLEKICEVLNCQPGDILEFQCPL, encoded by the coding sequence ATGCCGATTATTGTGAATTTAGACGTTATGCTCGCCAAGAGGAAAATGAAGCTTCAAGATCTTGCGGAACAAGTTGAGATCACCCCACAAAATCTTTCCATTCTCAAAACGGGAAAAGCCAAAGCTATTCGCTTTTCCACTTTGGAAAAGATTTGTGAAGTCTTGAATTGTCAACCTGGGGATATTTTAGAATTCCAATGCCCTCTTTAA
- a CDS encoding ISNCY family transposase yields METLYSEAEMEKLKILDDIKRGLLRQGEGAAELGLSARQVRRLQARISVEGPSGIKRRAISGSNRAHSEGFKARVLEAVRNRYADFGPTLASEKLLENEGLKINKETLRQWMIADALWSGKIRKSSPLHQSRQRRSCFGELVQIDGSHHDWFEGRRAKCCLLVFVDDATSRIVSMRFEESETTAGYFRAMESHLEQHGLPLAYYSDRHSIFKTTRTTDGYYQATELHRAMKDLGIELICAYSPQAKGRVERANQTLQDRLIKEMRLRGICDIATANAYLPAFIEKYNQKFAVDAANPKDLHRDVPIDAQRLRRILSHHVTRKLSKNLEFSLEGQAYQVQVPGKGYRYQNKKVTIYQHYTGAIEVMLGEEVLSVMALDRVTRGPILADRKDLDHVFDQEIFPKINPDFLLPTGSTAPSLSCA; encoded by the coding sequence ATGGAGACATTGTATAGCGAGGCCGAGATGGAAAAACTAAAGATATTGGATGACATAAAACGAGGTCTGCTGCGCCAAGGTGAAGGTGCGGCAGAGTTAGGTTTGAGTGCTCGGCAAGTGAGGCGTTTGCAGGCGAGAATTTCTGTTGAGGGACCTTCCGGGATTAAACGGCGTGCTATATCGGGCAGTAATCGTGCGCATTCAGAGGGCTTCAAAGCCAGAGTTCTTGAGGCAGTTCGGAATCGTTATGCGGATTTTGGTCCGACGCTAGCCAGCGAGAAACTGTTGGAGAATGAGGGGCTTAAGATCAACAAAGAAACTCTGCGACAATGGATGATAGCCGATGCATTATGGAGCGGGAAAATTCGGAAAAGCTCGCCTCTGCATCAATCCCGTCAGCGCCGCTCGTGCTTTGGTGAGCTTGTACAGATTGATGGGTCGCACCATGATTGGTTTGAGGGACGGCGTGCAAAGTGTTGTTTGCTCGTCTTTGTAGACGATGCCACCAGCCGCATCGTATCTATGCGATTTGAAGAATCGGAGACCACTGCCGGCTATTTCCGAGCCATGGAATCACACCTCGAGCAGCATGGTCTGCCTCTGGCCTATTATAGTGACCGGCACAGCATTTTTAAAACAACGCGCACAACTGACGGATATTACCAAGCTACTGAGCTGCATCGCGCCATGAAAGATTTAGGAATTGAGTTGATTTGCGCTTACTCACCCCAAGCCAAGGGCCGTGTCGAGCGGGCGAATCAAACGCTGCAAGATCGCTTAATCAAAGAGATGCGTTTGAGAGGTATCTGCGATATTGCGACTGCCAATGCCTATTTGCCGGCGTTTATCGAGAAGTATAACCAAAAGTTCGCCGTTGATGCGGCAAACCCGAAAGATCTGCACCGTGACGTACCTATCGACGCGCAAAGGTTGCGACGAATTTTATCTCATCACGTCACGCGCAAGCTTTCAAAAAACCTTGAATTCTCTTTGGAAGGGCAGGCCTATCAAGTTCAAGTGCCTGGAAAAGGCTATCGCTACCAGAATAAAAAAGTCACAATTTATCAACATTATACGGGGGCAATAGAGGTGATGCTTGGAGAAGAAGTCTTAAGCGTGATGGCGCTGGATAGGGTGACAAGGGGGCCCATTCTAGCTGATCGTAAGGACTTAGATCATGTTTTTGACCAGGAAATCTTCCCCAAAATAAACCCAGACTTCTTATTACCCACAGGGTCCACAGCCCCAAGTCTCTCTTGCGCTTGA
- a CDS encoding DUF2975 domain-containing protein: MERIQKTSHYLLAVFNILLIALPLWNLTQWIFIETKTIDIPDALNFFGMLEQTVKTPEGIVNLSQIERTSSLKIMGVMTGFFGVLPFFLGVLVLKSLFKNYQRGEIFSLQNAKHYRQLGWLFFLDALLVQPLSGMLLVLLATLSNAPGHRYISIHFGTPNLEALFCGLLVIVISWVMIEGYRLSENDKFTI, encoded by the coding sequence ATGGAACGTATTCAAAAAACAAGTCATTATCTTTTAGCAGTCTTTAATATTTTGCTTATAGCACTTCCCCTTTGGAATCTAACTCAATGGATTTTTATTGAAACTAAAACAATAGATATTCCAGATGCACTTAACTTTTTTGGGATGCTAGAACAGACCGTAAAAACCCCAGAGGGGATTGTCAATTTAAGTCAGATAGAGAGGACGTCTTCTTTAAAGATTATGGGTGTGATGACGGGTTTTTTTGGGGTTTTGCCATTTTTTTTGGGTGTCCTCGTGCTCAAGTCTCTTTTTAAGAATTATCAACGGGGCGAAATTTTTAGCCTTCAAAATGCCAAACACTATCGACAATTAGGGTGGCTATTTTTTCTGGATGCGCTTTTGGTTCAGCCTTTAAGCGGAATGTTGTTAGTATTGCTTGCAACGCTTTCAAACGCTCCAGGACATCGTTATATTTCAATTCATTTTGGGACACCTAATTTGGAAGCACTCTTTTGCGGCCTTCTTGTGATTGTGATTTCGTGGGTGATGATTGAAGGCTATCGCCTTTCTGAAAATGACAAGTTCACGATTTAA
- a CDS encoding RluA family pseudouridine synthase: MTTRTILVSEQEAGLRLDKFLSLACPDLSRTRIQNLIEEGHVLVEGRAVQSHAQKTKAGWTFVITIPEAIDAIPEPQDIPLEIIYEDDDLLVLNKPAGLVVHPAPGNHDNTLVNALLAHCGTSLSGIGGVKRPGIVHRLDKDTSGLMIVAKNDLAHHHLSHQLSTRTLSRTYQAFLWGIPKNQTGTIRTQLGRHPKDRKKMAVLPEGGKEAITHYQVLETYPPTASLVECRLETGRTHQIRVHMTHLGHPLLGDPVYGRPPKGVPEFLKNHLKEVPWTGGRQALHAAQIKFIHPRTGDLLSFSCPLPEDMRILKSVLDFK, encoded by the coding sequence ATGACTACTCGCACGATTTTGGTTTCAGAACAAGAGGCAGGACTTCGCCTGGATAAATTTTTATCCTTGGCCTGCCCGGATTTGTCGCGTACCCGCATTCAAAATTTAATTGAGGAAGGCCATGTTCTTGTGGAGGGGCGTGCTGTTCAAAGTCACGCTCAAAAAACGAAGGCGGGCTGGACATTTGTCATCACGATTCCTGAGGCCATTGATGCCATTCCAGAACCGCAAGATATTCCCCTTGAAATTATTTATGAAGACGATGATCTTTTGGTTTTGAATAAACCTGCAGGATTAGTCGTCCATCCCGCGCCTGGGAATCACGACAATACTCTTGTGAATGCGCTTTTGGCGCACTGCGGAACGTCTCTCTCTGGAATTGGGGGCGTGAAACGCCCAGGCATTGTACACAGGCTTGATAAAGATACGAGCGGCTTGATGATTGTGGCCAAAAATGATTTGGCGCATCATCATCTCAGTCATCAACTTTCTACGCGAACATTATCGCGAACCTACCAAGCCTTTTTATGGGGAATTCCAAAAAATCAGACGGGCACTATTCGTACACAATTGGGGCGTCATCCCAAAGATCGCAAAAAAATGGCGGTCCTTCCCGAAGGTGGAAAAGAGGCCATCACTCACTATCAGGTTTTAGAGACCTACCCCCCCACAGCGAGCCTTGTCGAGTGCCGTCTTGAGACCGGACGCACTCATCAAATTCGCGTCCACATGACGCATTTGGGGCATCCTCTTTTGGGGGACCCCGTTTATGGGCGTCCGCCCAAAGGCGTTCCTGAGTTTTTAAAAAACCATCTCAAAGAAGTACCTTGGACGGGTGGACGCCAAGCCCTCCATGCGGCCCAAATTAAATTTATTCATCCGCGCACAGGGGATCTCTTATCTTTTTCCTGCCCCTTACCAGAAGATATGAGAATTTTAAAATCTGTGTTAGACTTTAAATAG
- a CDS encoding ATP-binding protein, with protein sequence MNHYRANYNRVIFLTCFAIMMIVVGIETLKFLSDKQRVFEDLRTRLKEHAMSFEMKAQTIRDYTQGLKTGAENKIYYQNKKQDHSYHFRDVIENPGGKTYSLDIKSPLVQKDKVGNLTGLGKVSTLSEKIKQEIKMALSLNTIFELALKNNPGVVWVYYTSKSGFQNIFPWLPSVDISYYEQMRQRSFFVKGLPQNNRLRKNYWTEIYRDGNVGGPLYDKGFVVSNCAPVYDENEFLGVVSIDLSLRELERLLNSLKLPVGSSALVNDDDQILAMHGFFNEEEKTIHQIQDVVPSNILNDFMKEFKNPQAKIISLGNYYVYVHQLRAAPWRLVYVVSAWDLFNADLLHAFEDVIIISIILILVIGIGYFVVMRDFISPAQKLLIHIERENKGLPPSHRDVPERWKSWFEIVSRIFEENRVLLTDLENRVKLRTTQLQEKNQELEKALEDLKKAQNQIIVQEKLASLGSLTAGIAHEIKNPLNFIINFTDLSLDYLNELKNLSPQEREIITLILANIEKVKEHAHRADSIVKGMLLHASSNPGRFEKADLNAALEEALELALGGFQTDLLGFHVTVEKHLSPDLPLIKFSIGDVSRVFLNMFNNACYAMAEKLKSQSNYEPKLILETKGVDGFAEIIIEDNGPGMSQSVIKKIFTPFFTTKNPGKGTGLGLSLSYDIIVQQHLGSLTVKSKVGTNTKFIIRIPVS encoded by the coding sequence GTGAATCATTACCGCGCAAACTATAATCGTGTTATCTTTTTGACATGTTTTGCCATCATGATGATCGTTGTTGGTATTGAAACGCTCAAATTTTTATCCGACAAACAGCGAGTTTTTGAAGATCTGCGCACGCGTCTTAAAGAACATGCTATGAGCTTTGAGATGAAGGCACAGACTATTCGTGATTATACGCAAGGGCTTAAAACGGGTGCTGAAAATAAAATTTATTATCAGAATAAAAAGCAAGATCACTCTTATCATTTCAGAGATGTGATCGAAAATCCAGGGGGAAAAACCTATTCCCTCGATATTAAAAGCCCTTTGGTGCAAAAAGATAAAGTCGGAAATCTGACAGGTCTTGGCAAGGTTTCAACTTTGTCCGAAAAGATCAAACAAGAAATCAAAATGGCACTCTCGTTAAATACAATTTTTGAATTGGCACTCAAAAATAATCCGGGGGTTGTATGGGTTTATTATACCTCTAAAAGTGGGTTTCAAAACATTTTTCCGTGGCTTCCCAGTGTAGATATTTCTTATTATGAGCAGATGCGGCAACGATCTTTTTTTGTTAAAGGATTGCCACAAAATAATCGTCTGAGAAAAAATTATTGGACTGAAATTTATCGCGATGGAAACGTAGGGGGGCCTCTTTATGATAAAGGATTTGTCGTCTCGAATTGCGCCCCTGTTTATGATGAGAATGAATTTTTAGGAGTTGTGTCTATTGATCTTAGTTTGCGCGAACTTGAGCGACTTTTAAATAGCTTAAAGCTTCCCGTAGGAAGTTCGGCCCTTGTCAATGATGATGACCAAATCTTAGCCATGCATGGATTTTTCAATGAAGAAGAGAAAACCATTCACCAGATTCAAGATGTTGTCCCCTCTAATATCTTAAATGATTTCATGAAAGAATTTAAAAATCCCCAGGCCAAAATTATTTCGCTCGGGAATTATTATGTTTATGTTCATCAACTGAGAGCCGCCCCCTGGCGTTTAGTGTATGTTGTTTCTGCGTGGGATTTATTTAATGCGGATCTGCTTCATGCTTTTGAAGATGTCATTATCATCTCAATTATCCTTATCCTTGTGATTGGAATCGGGTATTTTGTGGTGATGCGCGATTTTATTTCTCCCGCCCAAAAACTTCTCATTCATATTGAGAGGGAAAACAAGGGGCTCCCCCCCAGTCACAGGGACGTCCCAGAGCGTTGGAAATCTTGGTTTGAAATTGTAAGTCGCATTTTTGAGGAAAACCGCGTTCTTTTGACGGATCTAGAAAATCGCGTTAAATTAAGGACTACTCAGCTTCAGGAGAAGAATCAAGAACTTGAAAAAGCCCTTGAGGATCTTAAAAAAGCCCAAAACCAAATTATCGTTCAAGAAAAACTAGCCAGCCTTGGATCGTTAACGGCAGGCATTGCGCACGAAATCAAAAACCCCCTTAATTTTATCATAAATTTTACAGACCTCTCTTTGGATTATTTAAATGAACTGAAAAATTTAAGTCCGCAAGAACGCGAAATTATCACACTCATTTTGGCCAATATTGAAAAAGTCAAAGAACATGCCCACCGGGCAGACTCTATCGTCAAAGGTATGCTTTTGCACGCAAGCAGCAATCCCGGGCGATTTGAAAAGGCGGATCTGAATGCAGCCCTCGAAGAAGCCTTAGAACTTGCTTTAGGAGGGTTTCAAACGGATTTATTGGGCTTCCATGTCACAGTTGAAAAACATCTGTCCCCCGATTTGCCACTCATAAAATTCAGCATTGGCGATGTTTCCCGCGTCTTTTTAAATATGTTTAATAATGCGTGTTATGCCATGGCGGAAAAGTTAAAATCTCAATCCAATTATGAGCCCAAACTTATACTTGAAACAAAAGGAGTCGATGGTTTTGCGGAGATCATAATTGAAGACAATGGGCCGGGCATGTCCCAATCCGTGATCAAAAAAATCTTCACACCCTTTTTCACGACAAAAAATCCCGGAAAAGGAACAGGGCTTGGGCTGTCGCTCAGCTATGATATTATTGTGCAACAACATCTTGGATCGCTCACTGTGAAATCAAAGGTGGGCACAAATACAAAATTTATTATCCGTATCCCCGTTTCCTAA
- a CDS encoding LON peptidase substrate-binding domain-containing protein, with protein MRDIKLPEIVLLHPLAGTVLLPRAQTTLSFQTTQELEIFQKGLLSEGRYIGFVQPMAQKADQEMPLFRHGSLARITGFQESETGRIFVSFEGVSRFEILEKLSPVGGLHYARVCYEAYQGDLKEIHKDPFVDRLRLLSALKIYLQDQDMIMDWDDIEEISDEFLLNSLAQTCPFDNVEKQALLETKTLAERCEIMTTLIEMASLTGKGRMISYH; from the coding sequence ATGCGTGATATTAAATTACCAGAAATTGTTTTGTTACATCCCCTGGCTGGAACTGTTTTATTACCGCGCGCGCAGACGACGCTTTCGTTTCAAACAACTCAGGAGCTAGAGATCTTCCAAAAAGGACTTTTGAGCGAAGGCCGTTACATTGGATTTGTACAGCCTATGGCTCAAAAGGCAGATCAGGAGATGCCTCTTTTTCGTCATGGGTCCTTGGCCAGAATCACAGGATTTCAAGAGAGTGAGACGGGGCGTATTTTTGTCTCTTTTGAAGGTGTCAGTCGCTTTGAAATTTTAGAAAAATTATCGCCTGTGGGCGGGCTTCATTATGCACGTGTGTGTTATGAGGCCTATCAAGGTGATCTTAAGGAAATTCACAAAGATCCTTTTGTCGATCGCTTGCGACTTTTGTCGGCTCTTAAAATTTATCTTCAGGATCAAGACATGATTATGGATTGGGACGATATTGAGGAAATTTCTGATGAGTTCCTTTTAAATTCACTGGCTCAAACGTGCCCTTTTGATAATGTCGAAAAACAAGCGCTTCTTGAGACGAAAACCCTTGCAGAAAGGTGTGAGATCATGACAACATTAATCGAGATGGCGTCACTAACTGGAAAAGGACGCATGATCTCTTACCATTAG
- a CDS encoding M48 family metalloprotease — protein MVRILSLALSLFAFSLQGMADFKEGSLIRDAEIEGILKSYISPIFETAGLNPKDLNLFLVITKEVNASASSNHTIFINTGIILKMKNASQLIGVLAHETSHISGGHVVRFQKVMDNASLEHIIAMVLGGAAAAASGKPEAGMAVFLGGSHFALANLFRYSQGQEGAADQGAIRILEKLGWSSKGLEEFLSVLMEKEIFAESRQDGYMRTHPLSRDRVESIKNHIAQSQYSKSSLPPGFDEKFTLMQTKLRAFIEPVGRVLLNNKESSIDPLVHYARAIAQYRRADHDLALKEIEGLIAQSSENPFYWELKGQILFDSGNIKEAERAYARAVDLAPQEPLLRLLWAQTLIESNDPQNFEKAQTELLRSKTDEKTNPLTWQLLAVVYGKSNQLGLLALSLAEKHFLTGQLKEAIQQAKRSQQTLKKDSIEYVRAQEILDQAQEIEKKSK, from the coding sequence ATGGTGCGGATTCTTTCCTTGGCTTTGAGCCTCTTTGCCTTTTCTCTTCAGGGTATGGCGGACTTTAAGGAAGGAAGCCTGATTCGTGACGCTGAAATTGAAGGCATTTTAAAATCCTATATTTCCCCCATTTTTGAAACGGCGGGCCTCAACCCTAAAGATCTCAATCTCTTCCTTGTGATTACAAAGGAGGTGAACGCGTCCGCGAGTTCTAATCATACCATTTTCATCAACACCGGTATTATTTTGAAAATGAAAAACGCCTCTCAATTGATTGGCGTCTTGGCACACGAGACATCCCACATTTCAGGCGGACACGTGGTGCGGTTTCAAAAGGTAATGGATAATGCGTCTTTGGAGCACATTATTGCCATGGTTTTGGGCGGGGCTGCTGCTGCCGCTTCTGGAAAACCCGAAGCTGGTATGGCTGTTTTTTTAGGTGGCTCCCATTTTGCGCTTGCCAATTTATTTCGCTATAGCCAAGGACAAGAGGGGGCTGCAGATCAAGGCGCCATACGCATTCTTGAAAAACTAGGTTGGTCTTCCAAAGGCCTTGAGGAATTTTTGAGTGTGCTTATGGAAAAAGAGATTTTTGCAGAAAGCCGTCAAGACGGGTATATGCGTACCCACCCTTTAAGCCGAGATCGTGTCGAATCCATTAAAAATCATATCGCTCAATCTCAATACTCAAAATCATCACTCCCCCCCGGATTTGATGAAAAATTTACGCTCATGCAAACCAAATTGCGTGCTTTTATCGAGCCTGTGGGACGAGTTCTTTTAAATAACAAAGAATCCAGCATTGATCCTTTAGTGCACTATGCCCGCGCTATTGCTCAATACCGAAGAGCAGATCATGATCTGGCCTTAAAAGAAATAGAAGGGCTCATTGCCCAGAGTTCCGAAAATCCTTTTTATTGGGAGCTCAAAGGGCAAATTTTATTTGACAGTGGAAACATTAAAGAAGCCGAGCGCGCCTATGCCCGTGCCGTTGATCTTGCGCCGCAAGAGCCCCTTTTACGACTTTTGTGGGCGCAAACGTTGATTGAAAGCAATGATCCTCAAAATTTTGAAAAAGCCCAAACTGAGCTTTTGAGATCCAAAACCGATGAGAAAACCAATCCTTTGACGTGGCAGCTTTTGGCTGTCGTTTACGGAAAATCCAATCAATTGGGCCTGCTCGCCTTATCTTTAGCGGAAAAACATTTTCTCACAGGCCAATTAAAAGAGGCCATACAACAAGCCAAACGCAGCCAACAAACCCTTAAAAAAGATAGTATTGAATACGTTCGCGCCCAAGAGATTTTGGATCAAGCCCAAGAGATCGAAAAGAAGTCAAAATAA